Proteins encoded within one genomic window of Haematobia irritans isolate KBUSLIRL chromosome 5, ASM5000362v1, whole genome shotgun sequence:
- the LOC142239319 gene encoding uncharacterized protein LOC142239319 has translation MSDQDPVELMLKKTGCIDLHYKVQECIAETGDWRSCQEKVKEFKACMKEYVDAQSRKYAHIK, from the exons ATGTCTGACCAAGATCCAGTTGAATTGATGCTTAAAAAAACAGGCTGTATTGATTTGCATTATAAG gTTCAAGAGTGCATTGCTGAGACAGGTGACTGGAGGAGCTGTCAGGAGAAAGTAAAAGAATTCAAGGCTTGTATGAAGGAATATGTGGATGCACAAAGTCGAAAATACGCTCACATAAAATAA
- the LOC142239316 gene encoding peptidyl-tRNA hydrolase 2, mitochondrial: MVNIIRSLVKTFTSPPTKLALVVRSDLKMSKGKTAAQCSHAAVLCFQQAHSSRNATTRELLDNWLYSGQPKIVLKVDGGHENLTTLQADALKENIICALVQDAGRTQLAAGTATVLGIGPDTVENIDKLVGHLKLL; encoded by the coding sequence ATGGTAAACATCATCAGGAGCCTTGTCAAAACCTTTACATCTCCACCCACAAAACTTGCTCTTGTAGTGAGATCGGATCTAAAAATGTCAAAAGGTAAAACAGCAGCCCAATGTTCTCATGCTGCTGTTTTGTGTTTTCAACAGGCTCATTCCAGTAGAAATGCGACAACCAGAGAACTCTTAGACAACTGGCTTTATAGCGGTCAGCCCAAAATAGTTTTAAAAGTTGATGGAGGCCATGAAAACTTAACGACACTTCAAGCAGATGCCCttaaagaaaacattatttGTGCTCTGGTTCAGGACGCTGGTAGAACACAACTTGCCGCTGGTACGGCAACTGTTTTGGGAATAGGACCCGACACAGTGGAGAATATTGATAAATTGGTGGGACATTTAAAACTTTTGTGA
- the LOC142239315 gene encoding GTPase Era, mitochondrial yields MKLLITNIINNTRCFNNTNKFPVYWWQCRFYTPAARELESRVTNAEKSREQKSLNIAVIGVPNAGKSTFINNLINHRVCPTSSKVHTTRKSNKAIYTTGQTQLVFYDTPGLVTQKEINKHKLEKSFQSSYRHAIQNADMIAVIHDVSNSWTRKQLHPTVLDSLKAYPQLPSVLILNKIDALKSKRITLELIRVLTNNTLTGRKHKRMVKNLRLDESKKEEEEEKSPLELGDLNKPDSNWDNFSDVFLVSSITGSGLNKVHDYFVDTAKPRNWKYPSETFSDETPEDLIVDSVRARLLDYLPQEIPYSLKPAIEYYNVDKNTIYASVEVVCPTKRIERLICGESNGRLRQITERVTSDLVEMFGKPISFTISTRPKEKSKEEATN; encoded by the exons atGAAGTTATTAATAACTAATATCATAAATAACACCAGATGTTtcaataatacaaataaattccCCGTTTATTGGTGGCAATGTCGATTTTATACACCGGCCGCACGAGAGTTGGAGAGCAGAGTCACTAATGCAGAAAAGTCCAGGGAACAAAAATCACTAAATATCGCAGTAATAGGAGTCCCAAATGCTGGAAAAAGTACTTTCATAAATAATCTTATAAATCATAGA GTATGTCCCACATCTTCTAAAGTACATACTACAAGAAAATCCAACAAAGCCATATATACTACTGGCCAGACCCAATTAGTATTCTACGATACTCCTGGCTTGGTGACACAAAAAGAGATCAATAAGCATAAATTGGAAAAATCATTTCAAAGTTCATATCGCCATGCTATACAAAATGCCGATATGATAGCTGTTATACATGATGTTTCTAATTCGTGGACAAGAAAACAACTTCACCCCACAGTACTTGATAGTTTGAAGGCATATCCCCAACTACCCAGTGTTttgattttaaacaaaatagatGCATTGAAATCGAAAAGGATCACCTTAGAGCTTATACGAGTTCTGACAAATAACACACTTACTGGAAGAAAACATAAGAGAATGGTTAAAAACTTGCGTTTAGATGAGAGCAAGAAGGAAGAAGAGGAGGAAAAGTCTCCATTAGAGCTGGGAGATTTAAATAAACCAGATAGCAATTGGGACAATTTTAGTGATGTATTTTTGGTTTCATCAATAACAGGAAGTGGCTTGAATAAAGTACAT GACTATTTTGTAGATACCGCTAAACCAAGAAACTGGAAATATCCTAGTGAAACATTTTCAGATGAAACGCCGGAAGATTTAATTGTGGACAGTGTAAGAGCTAGACTTCTGGACTATTTGCCTCAAGAAATTCCCTACAGCTTGAAACCTGCCATTGAATATTATAACGTGgacaaaa ATACTATTTATGCTTCTGTGGAAGTTGTTTGTCCAACCAAACGTATTGAGCGTTTGATATGCGGCGAATCGAATGGTAGGTTGAGACAAATAACCGAGCGTGTCACCTCAGATTTGGTAGAAATGTTTGGCAAACCAATTTCATTTACCATATCAACCAGACCAAAGGAGAAATCTAAAGAGGAAGCTACGAATTAA
- the Tbce gene encoding tubulin-binding cofactor E translates to MVGIMDDTCFRYPLGSRIKIGENYGTVRYVGEVATYQGTWLGVEWDDPKRGKHNGSIEGRHYFYTLYPTAGSFIRPGKVGPFESLEEAARDRYLGYTENALDQQLLREAQESLQASLFEVVGMDKLARKQSKFEQLTDVSVDNCPVNSAGYLKEFTMLTTLNLSHTLVWNWDILADICGQIPSLRNLNLSCNRLVIPSDIKVAELTPAFNNLRFINLRDCGFSNWSDVMQTARLWPYIESVGLQENPLSELSVVDTEKVFKNLKELDLHRTKLFDFDQVYKLGSIKTLTFLNLMENGIEEIKLPDCEPDAKLDVFPALEHLNLFHNPIWNEIDTFNELDKLPKLKRLNKTPHLKSDFDEMFANAIAMISNLEVLNKAQITPEERRGAEYDIWKKYGTEWMQASMKADTLKEFYKKHRTYALLLKKYGSPADFVPRTNVKTSNLIKIRILHSETGDVWEKKFPRMITVQTLLGLIVKRFHMNSDTAPQLCYIDHKYPDLVVPMENLSKTLDFYSLQESDTVLVKWQNAI, encoded by the exons ATGGTTGGTATTATGGACGACACCTGTTTTCGTTATCCCCTtggatcacgaattaaaatcggtGAAAATTATGGGACCGTGCGTTATGTTGGAGAG GTCGCTACGTACCAAGGTACCTGGCTTGGCGTTGAGTGGGATGACCCAAAAAGAGGAAAGCATAATGGAAGTATTGAAGGAAGACATTACTTCTATACATTATATCCCACGGCTGGAAGTTTTATACGTCCCGGTAAAGTTGGGCCTTTTGAATCACTGGAAGAGGCAGCCAGAGATCGTTATTTGGGCTATACAGAAAATGCGTTGGACCAACAACTTTTAAGGGAAGCTCAGGAGTCACTTCAAGCTTCTCTCTTCGAAGTAGTAGGTATGGACAAACTAGCCCGAAAGCAGAGCAAATTTGAGCAGCTAACAGATGTTAGTGTGGATAATTGTCCTGTAAATTCAGCTGGTTATTTGAAGGAGTTTACAATGTTGACCACTTTGAATTTGAGTCATACATTGGTATGGAATTGGGACATTCTTGCTGATATTTGCGGTCAAATTCCATCTTTGAGAAATTTAAACTTAAG TTGTAATCGTTTGGTTATACCTTCTGATATAAAAGTAGCAGAACTGACACCAGCCTTTAACAATCTGCGATTTATTAATCTACGTGATTGTGGTTTCTCCAATTGGTCAGATGTCATGCAGACGGCTCGACTATGGCCATACATAGAATCAGTTGGTCTGCAGGAAAATCCATTGAGTGAACTTTCCGTGGTTGACACCGAAAAAGTTTTCAAGAACTTGAA GGAGCTGGATTTGCATCGCACTAAACTGTTTGACTTTGATCAAGTTTACAAATTGGGTAGCATTAAAACTCTGACATTCTTGAACCTAATGGAAAATGGCATAGAAGAAATCAAACTTCCTGATTGTGAACCGGATGCGAAATTGGATGTGTTTCCCGCGTTGGAACACTTAAATTTATTCCACAATCCAATTTGGAATGAAATAGATACCTTTAATGAATTGGATAAATTACCCAAATTGAAACGACTAAACAAGACACCACATTTGAAATCggatttcgatgaaatgttTGCAAATGCCATTGCTATGATCTCGAACTTGGAAGTTTTGAATAAGGCCCAAATAACACCAGAAGAAAGGAGGGGTGCAGAGTAtgacatttggaaaaaatatggaACAGAATGGATGCAAGCATCAATGAAAGCTGATACATTaaaagaattctacaaaaagcaCCGGACCTATGCATTGCTACTGAAAA AATATGGCTCTCCAGCTGATTTCGTTCCACGAACCAACGTTAAAACATCCAATCTTATCAAAATACGCATTTTGCATTCGGAAACCGGAGATGTGTGGGAGAAAAAGTTCCCGCGCATGATTACAGTACAAACTTTGTTGGGTCTCATTGTGAAACGTTTTCACATGAATAGTGATACAGCACCACAATTGTGTTACATCGACCATAAATATCCCGATTTGGTAGTACCAATGGAAAATCTCTCTAAAACTTTAGATTTCTATTCCCTGCAAGAAAGTGATACAGTTCTGGTAAAATGGCAAAATGCCATATAA